The following proteins are encoded in a genomic region of Glycine soja cultivar W05 chromosome 17, ASM419377v2, whole genome shotgun sequence:
- the LOC114392327 gene encoding protein ALWAYS EARLY 3-like isoform X3, giving the protein MAPSRKSRSVNKRFSTVREAASSKDKITENASKNRLKKRKLADMLGPQWNKEELEHFYEAYRKYGKDWKKVALAVHNRSVEMVEALYTMNRAYLSLPEGTASVVGLIAMMTDHYSVLGGSDSGKESNDDAEISKKSQKRLRGKHLSDSKALEGHFSDHSQSHSVASGDGCLSLLKKRHSGIRPHAVRKRTPRVPISYSIGKDNGDRFFSSARQGSKQMVDTNDVAHKIALALTEASQRGGSSKISGSPDKKFVPSLGLKSGKKHPKSEIAGANFCSSDLDDGSSELSLGSTEGNNEDYSRKTIHRSGRENTGRERNQEKKIKKYGKNFETGENLNKHLNDVKEASSGTDDGKNLSFIKSDFVTDFADAKNARSSYKGSRTKSKKLRLEKDEGSAFDALKTLADLSLMLPVTNPDTESSAQFKEGNHDAVDESKMETHKVFPRIESTASSKLGKVFSDNGVAVPEAEGAHQLNAGFRKRKQKSFNLKYDEIHTGSHLSGSQKSKATDEVKKSIVKGKRSSVSTAHSRQLKGVKSLGNLSSSANDKGEKDDSSFSLMKVSSTNQGGPLNRGKPRRKMEKPKPMVQQDLVVSRNIFSSQHKKSIASLQDGSYSQKGKLINCLSSYQMRRWCTLEWFYSAIDYPWFSKREFVEYLDHVGLGHVPRLTRIEWGVIRSSLGRPRRFSEQFLIEEKNKLNQYRESVRSHYAEILSGTKEGLPTDLAQPLIVGQRVIAIHPKTREIHDGSVLTVDHCRYRVQFDQPELGVEFVMDIDCMPLYPFENMPTSLIQHNISSAQINQDFIELKPNGKLKQRKVAGHTILSPSENLDTIKNLHIPPTMHGSSTLSKQVFSSSSKSQPKVVCSEIGIGNAQLASSSQPSLLDHVHSKEADILAISELNRALDKKELVLSELKHMNDGVSESQKYGDNSVKDSEPFKRNYASVLKQLTEANEQVSSALFCLRQRNTYQASSSVLSLKPMANFDDPSGQASSSNCSACHNQESISQSHITEIVESSRRKARMMVVQATQAMSNLRKTESKVERIEDAINFINNQLSVDEPTASATTFLPTDSFSLASQDQLTASVLNPLASCHVQDAELNSSSDQNEMKIPSELISHCLATLFVIQKCTERQFPPADVAQVLDSAVTSLQPLSLKNLPIYGEIQKCMGIIRNQILALIPT; this is encoded by the exons ATGGCTCCTTCTAGGAAATCTAGAAGTGTAAATAAGAGGTTTTCTACTGTTCGTGAGGCTGCATCTAGTAAAGACAAAATTACAGAGAATGCTAGCAAAAATAGGCTGAAG AAGAGAAAATTGGCTGACATGTTAGGGCCACAATGGAATAAGGAGGAGCTTGAGCATTTCTATGAAGCTTACCGTAAATATGGGAAAGATTGGAAGAAG GTTGCTCTTGCAGTGCATAATAGATCTGTGGAAATGGTAGAGGCCCTGTACACTATGAATAGG GCATATTTATCTCTTCCAGAGGGTACTGCTTCTGTTGTTGGACTGATAGCAATGATGACAGATCATTATAGTGTTCTG GGAGGAAGTGACAGTGGTAAAGAAAGCAATGACGATGCAGAAATATCTAAAAAGTCTCAAAAGCGTTTGCGAGGAAAGCATCTAAGTGACAGTAAAGCATTAGAAGGCCACTTTTCAGATCATTCTCAGTCACATTCTGTTGCATCAGGTGATGGTTGCCTGTCATTGTTGAAGAAGAGACATTCTG GAATTAGGCCTCATGCTGTTCGAAAAAGGACTCCCCGTGTCCCTATTTCATATTCTATTGGTAAAGATAATGGGGATAGGTTTTTTTCATCTGCCAGGCAGGGCTCCAAACAAATGGTTGATACTAATGATGTTGCTCATAAGATTGCATTAGCATTGACAGAGGCTTCACAAAGAGGTGGCTCTTCGAAAATTTCTGGATCACCAGACAAAAAATTTGTGCCTTCACTGGGTCTGAAAAGTGGGAAGAAG CATCCTAAATCAGAAATAGCTGGAGCAAACTTTTGCAGTTCTGATTTGGATGATGGTAGTTCTGAGTTGAGTTTAGGAAGCACAGAAGGAAATAAtgaagattattctagaaaaaCAATTCATCGGAGTGGTAGAGAAAATACTGGAAGAGAAAggaatcaagaaaagaaaattaaaaaatatgggaAGAATTTTGAGACGGGAGAGAATTTAAACAAGCATTTGAATGACGTAAAGGAAGCCTCCAGTGGAACAGATGACGGTAAAAATCTTAGTTTTATCAAATCGGATTTTGTCACAGATTTTGCAGATGCGAAAAATGCAAGGTCCTCTTACAAGGGTTCCAGGACGAAAAGTAAAAAGCTACGGTTAGAGAAAG ATGAAGGTTCTGCTTTTGATGCTCTGAAAACTTTGGCTGATTTATCTTTGATGCTGCCAGTAACGAACCCTGATACCG AGTCATCTGCACAGTTCAAGGAAGGAAACCATGATGCTGTTGATGAATCTAAAATGGAAACACATAAAGTATTTCCTAGGATTGAAAGCACTGCTTCAAGTAAATTGGGCAAGGTTTTTTCTGATAATGGAGTTGCTGTTCCTGAAGCAGAAGGAGCACACCAGCTTAATGCAGGATTCaggaaaaggaaacaaaaatctTTTAACTTGAAA TACGATGAAATTCATACTGGTTCTCATTTAAGTGGTTCCCAGAAATCCAAG GCTACTGACGAGGTGAAGAAATCCATTGTTAAAGGTAAGCGGTCATCTGTTTCTACAGCACATTCAAGACAACTAAAAGGGGTGAAATCGTTAGGAAATCTGTCTTCAAGCGCTAATGACAAAGGGGAAAAGGATGATTCATCTTTTTCGCTGATGAAGGTTTCCTCAACTAATCAAGGTGGTCCATTAAACAGAGGAAAGCcaagaagaaagatggaaaaaccaaaaccaatggTACAACAAGATTTGGTGGTGTCCAGAAATATTTTTAGCAGTCAACATAAGAAATCCATTGCCTCACTCCAAGATGGCTCTTATAGTCAAAAG GGAAAGCTTATCAATTGCCTGTCTTCATATCAAATGCGGCGATGGTGCACTTTGGAGTGGTTTTATAGTGCTATCGATTACCCATGGTTTTCAAAGAGAGAATTTGTGGAGTACTTAGACCATGTTGGATTGGGTCATGTTCCTAGATTGACTCGTATTGAGTGGGGTGTCATTAGAAG TTCTCTTGGCAGACCACGAAGATTTTCAGAGCAATTTttgatagaagaaaaaaataaacttaatcaATACCGGGAATCTGTTAGATCACATTATGCTGAAATTCTTTCTGGTACCAAGGAAGGACTTCCTACTGATTTGGCCCAGCCGTTAATTGTTGGGCAGCGTGTTATTGCTATTCATCCAAAGACGAGAGAGATTCACGATGGAAGTGTATTAACTGTTGACCACTGTAGGTATAGGGTTCAGTTTGACCAGCCTGAACTTGGGGTTGAATTTGTCATG GATATTGACTGCATGCCTCTGTATCCATTTGAAAATATGCCTACGTCTCTGATACAACACAATATCTCTTCTGCTCAAATAAACCAGGACTTTATTGAGCTCAAGCCTAatggaaaactgaaacagagaAAGGTTGCTGGGCACACAATATTGTCCCCTAGTGAGAACTTGGATACCATAAAAAATCTTCATATACCCCCCACTATGCACGGAAGCAGTACTTTATCAAAACAG GTTTTTTCTTCAAGCTCCAAATCACAACCAAAAGTTGTGTGCAGTGAGATTGGAATTGGTAATGCCCAACTAGCATCAAGTTCTCAACCGTCCCTTCTTGATCATGTCCATTCAAAAGAAGCTGACATATTAGCCATTTCAGAGTTGAATCGTGCTCTAGACAAAAAG GAACTTGTATTGTCTGAACTGAAGCACATGAACGATGGGGTATCAGAGAGCCAGAAATATGGAGACAACTCAGTAAAGGATTCAGAACCTTTTAAGAGGAATTATGCTTCAGTACTAAAGCAATTAACTGAAGCAAATGAACAG GTTTCTTCTGCCTTGTTTTGCTTGAGGCAACGCAACACATATCAAGCAAGCTCCTCTGTTTTGTCATTAAAGCCCATGGCTAATTTTGATGATCCTAGTGGTCAGGCCAGCTCTTCCAATTGTTCGGCTTGCCACAACCAAGAATCTATATCTCAAAGTCATATAACTGAGATTGTTGAAAGTTCTAGAAGAAAAGCAAGAATGATGGTTGTTCAAGCTACACAG GCTATGTCAAATTTAAGAAAGACAGAAAGTAAGGTTGAAAGAATTGAGGATGcaataaattttatcaataacCAGCTTTCAGTGGACGAACCTACTGCTTCAGCCACAACATTTCTTCCTACAGATTCTTTTTCTCTGGCTTCTCAGGATCAATTGACTGCCAGCGTATTAAACCCCTTGGCAagttgtcatgtacaagatgctGAACTTAACAGTTCATCTGatcaaaatgaaatgaaaattccCTCAGAACTCATATCTCATTGCCTAGCTACATTGTTCGTGATTCAG AAGTGTACGGAACGACAATTCCCCCCAGCTGATGTTGCTCAGGTACTAGATTCTGCTGTCACCAGTTTGCAGCCATTATCTTTAAAGAATCTTCCAATATATGGTGAGATACAGAAATGCATGGGCATTATAAGAAATCAGATATTGGCTCTCATACCGACATAG